The window TGGTGATGATCCTGTCCAAAGGCACCTCACAGGCAGCCATCGTCACCGGACTGGGCATTGTTGGAGTCAGTGCCGTGTCTTTTCTGCTGCTGCGACCTCTGTTGGCAAAACTCGCAGTGTGGCTGGAAGAACACAAACACGAAAACTGGATTCTTCCCATCTGGATGGTGCTGCTGCTGCTGCTGGCCTCTGTTACGGAGGCTGTGGGCATGCACTTCATCATGGGGGCGTTCATTCTGGGTCTGATCACCCCCAGAGGCTGGATTGCAGAGCAACTTGAGCACCGCATCGCACCCCTGGCCACCCAGCTTTTCCTGCCCATTTTCTTCGTGATTTCTGGCCTGAACACCCAGGTCAACCTGCTCAGCGGCTGGCATGCCTGGATGGTTGCTGGGGGCATCATTCTGGTGGCAAGCCTCGGGAAACTGCTGGGTTGCGGCTACGTGGCCTGGCGTTCTGGCGAGACCCCAGGAGACGCCCTCACCGTGGCAGGCTTGATGAATGCGCGCGGCCTGATGGAACTGGTTGTGCTCAACATCGGCCTGCAGATGGGACTGATCAGCCCCCTGCTGTTCAGCATCATGGTGGTGATGACCGTGGTGACCACGGTTCTGGCCACACCCCTGTTCAGGCTGGGAACCCGCTGGAACCAGAAGCAGGAAGCCCAGGTGGGTCGGCTCCCTGTGGTATGAAGTGAGCAGAGGGCCTCTGACCAGTGACATGGAACATGCTGTTGAAGAAGTTGAACGTTCACAGTGAACAGTTGACAGCGAACAACGTCTCAATGTGCATCATCTCAACCGGGATGAACAGCAAAAGCCAGTCTGAATGAGACTGGCTTTTTTGTTGTTTGTGTCTGGATCTCAGGGGTACATGCGGGTGAGCATTCTTGGGAAAGGGATGGCTTCCCGCAGGTGGTCAATTCCGGTGATCCAGGCCACCAGACGTTCCAGACCCAGACCAAAGCCACTGTGAGGGACACTGCCGTAACGGCGCAGATCGAGGTACCATTCAAACGCTTCCAGTGGGAGGTGATGCTCCTCAATGCGGCTCTTGAGAAGTTCGTAATCGTGGATGCGCTGTGAACCTCCGATGATCTCTCCATAACCTTCTGGAGCAATCATGTCGTCACAGAGCACGGTTTCAGGGTTTTCAGGGTCAGGCTGCATGTAGAAAGCCTTGATGGCGGTGGGGTACTTCTCGATGATGACCGGGCGGTCAAAGTGGTTCCCGAGGATGGTTTCATCGGGGGCACCGAAATCCTCACCCCAGGGGATGTGGCGGTCGTAGCCCTTGAGGATCTCCAGAGCTTCGGTGTAGGTGATGCGAGGGAAATTTCCCTCGGAAGCAGGCCGGAGTTTCTCAATGTCGCGTTCCAGGATCTTGAGTTCCTCCTGGCAGTGGTCCAGCACACGCTTCAGGATGAAGCTGATCATGCCCTCCTGCAGCTTCATGTTGTCCTGGTGGTCGGCGTAGGCCACTTCCGGTTCGATCATCCAGAATTCCAGCAGGTGCCTTCTGGTTTTGCTCTTTTCGGCGCGGAAGGTGGGACCGAAAGTGTAAATCTTGCCGAAAGCCAGAGCGCCTGCTTCACCGTAAAGCTGGCCGGACTGGCTCAGGTAGGCCTTGTCCTCATCAAAGAGGTTGATTTCAAAGAGGTTGGTGGTGCCTTCTGCTGCGTTGGGGGTGAAGAAAGGTGAATCAAAACGAATGAACCCTTCCTGATGGAAAAAATCATTGATGGCCGTTTGCACTGCATCTCGAACCCGGATGATGGCCCAGGGGCGCTTGTGGCGCAGCCAGAGGTGGCGGTGCTCCAGCAGAAAATCAATGCCGTGTTCCTTGGGGGTCAGGGGGTAGTCGGCAGCATTGTCTGCCACCACCTGAATTTCACGGACGCTGAGCTCGACACCTCCAGGAGCACGGTCATCGAGGCGGGCAAGTCCAGTCAAAAGGACGCTTTCTTCCTGTTGCAGGCGCTTTGCCGTCTGAAAGACCTCTTCTGTGACATCTCCTTTAAATACGGTGGCCTGCATGAAACCAGAGCCATCTCGGATCTGAAGAAAGTGAATTTTGCCGCTGGAGCGGATTCCGGTCAGCCAGCCCTGCACGGTGACAGTCTGGTCGGCATGTTGTTTGAGGTCGCGGATGAGCGTCATAACGCCATGATTATAAGTTGTCCAGTCAAATTGTGGGAGGGGAGAGAGGGGAGGGGATCTGTTTGGAAACCTTTACGGATCTTTGTAAGGTTTCTGCAAACGCATGAGGATATACTGAAACTGTTCTGGGAAACGGTGTGATTGAAAGTCGTGGAAGCAGTTCCCTTTTTCTTGAAAGATCTTGAAAGGGGGCTTTACAGGCTGGGGGGAATTCTGATACCTTTAGTTTGTTCTGAAAACTAAGTATGCTGTTTGTGCCGCGAACAGCATATGAAGACTGCTTTAGATCCCACTTCAAGCACCGCCACTCACGTGTTGCCGCCACGTTCTGAGTGTGTATGGTCGTGCGGTTGCAGGTACATCAGGACACATGGGAGGCCTTGACAGAGATTGTTTTGGGCGTTACGGTTTGAGTAACGACTTCACAATCTGATCAAGGTGGAAAGGGAGCAACTATGAAGAAAGTACTCGCCGCCGTTACTGTTTCACTGCTGGCTGCATCTGCAGCAGCCCAGTCCAAGCAGCTTGAGATCTTCTCCTGGTGGGCTGGAGACGAAGGTCCCGCCCTCGAAGCACTCGTCAAGCTGTACAAAGCCAAGTACCCCTCCGTGGACGTGCAAAACGCCACTGTGACCGGGGGATCAGGTGTGAACGCCCGCGCCGTCCTCAAAACCCGCATGCTCGGGGGAGATCCACCAGACTCCTTCCAGGTGCACGCTGGTCAGGAACTGACCGGCACCTGGGTGGCTGCAGGTCGCATGGACGACCTCAGTGCCCTCTACAAAGAGCAGGGCTGGAGCAAAGTGTTCCCCAAGGGCCTGATGGACCTGATCAGCACCAACGGCAAACCCTGGGTCGTTCCCGTGAACGTCCACCGCAGCAACGTGATGTGGTACAACCCCGCCAAGCTGCGTGAATGGGGCATCACCCCTCCCAAGACCTGGGACCAATTCTTCACCGTCTGTAAGACCCTGCAGGCCAAAGGCGTCACCCCCCTGGTTGTGGGTGAAAACTGGACCCAGCAGCACCTGTGGGAGAGCGTTGCCCTCGGCACCCTGGGCCCCGCCGACTACAACAACCTCTGGAACCGCAAGCTGAAGTTCAACAGCCCCAAAGCCATCAAGGTGTGGGAAAACTTCGGCAAGGTCCTCAACTGCACCAACAAAGACGCCTCCGGCCTCAGCTGGCAACAGGCTGTGGACCGCGTGGTTGACGGCGAAGCTGCCTTCAACATCATGGGTGACTGGGCTGC is drawn from Deinococcus cellulosilyticus NBRC 106333 = KACC 11606 and contains these coding sequences:
- a CDS encoding cation:proton antiporter codes for the protein MFLQIAIILLLSRLVGLLMKRMGQPQVIGEILTGIALGPSLLGLFFPQVQHALFPKESVDLLKSLSSIGLVLFMFLVGLELDMGQIRKMYHKAISISLGGILFPLLLGVGAGALLLNSADFFPPTQDPLVSVAFLGVAMSVTAFPVLARILSEFRMTRSRIGSLALASAAIDDLLAWMLLAVVMILSKGTSQAAIVTGLGIVGVSAVSFLLLRPLLAKLAVWLEEHKHENWILPIWMVLLLLLASVTEAVGMHFIMGAFILGLITPRGWIAEQLEHRIAPLATQLFLPIFFVISGLNTQVNLLSGWHAWMVAGGIILVASLGKLLGCGYVAWRSGETPGDALTVAGLMNARGLMELVVLNIGLQMGLISPLLFSIMVVMTVVTTVLATPLFRLGTRWNQKQEAQVGRLPVV
- the asnS gene encoding asparagine--tRNA ligase, with product MTLIRDLKQHADQTVTVQGWLTGIRSSGKIHFLQIRDGSGFMQATVFKGDVTEEVFQTAKRLQQEESVLLTGLARLDDRAPGGVELSVREIQVVADNAADYPLTPKEHGIDFLLEHRHLWLRHKRPWAIIRVRDAVQTAINDFFHQEGFIRFDSPFFTPNAAEGTTNLFEINLFDEDKAYLSQSGQLYGEAGALAFGKIYTFGPTFRAEKSKTRRHLLEFWMIEPEVAYADHQDNMKLQEGMISFILKRVLDHCQEELKILERDIEKLRPASEGNFPRITYTEALEILKGYDRHIPWGEDFGAPDETILGNHFDRPVIIEKYPTAIKAFYMQPDPENPETVLCDDMIAPEGYGEIIGGSQRIHDYELLKSRIEEHHLPLEAFEWYLDLRRYGSVPHSGFGLGLERLVAWITGIDHLREAIPFPRMLTRMYP
- a CDS encoding ABC transporter substrate-binding protein, yielding MKKVLAAVTVSLLAASAAAQSKQLEIFSWWAGDEGPALEALVKLYKAKYPSVDVQNATVTGGSGVNARAVLKTRMLGGDPPDSFQVHAGQELTGTWVAAGRMDDLSALYKEQGWSKVFPKGLMDLISTNGKPWVVPVNVHRSNVMWYNPAKLREWGITPPKTWDQFFTVCKTLQAKGVTPLVVGENWTQQHLWESVALGTLGPADYNNLWNRKLKFNSPKAIKVWENFGKVLNCTNKDASGLSWQQAVDRVVDGEAAFNIMGDWAAGYLSTTKGLEAGTGFGYVPSPGTGGSFIMLADAFGLPKGVKNRTEVLNWLRLLGSKAGQDAFNPLKGSISARNDSDLSKYSKYSQSAAKDFRTNKIVGSLVHGAAANETFMSNFATVMEIYLSTKSASKAANAAEAIATQSNLGK